One genomic region from Natrarchaeobius halalkaliphilus encodes:
- a CDS encoding DUF373 family protein, producing the protein MTTLVVCLDRTDDVGRKTGLRSPIVGWEAVRALVTDIGLADPEDSGVNSLLETLRVAQDLRDEDEDAVVAVVSGDRESMVSADRAVARQLDDLIAAHDPDSAVVVIDSAEDERLVPIVESRVQVDSVDRVVVRQARDIESTYYLLKQFLADEELRQTVLVPLGLTLLVFPVLAMRIGAAEGAAAITTVIGLFLLYKGFNIDEIMTGVAHQVRESLYSGQVSVVTYVVAAGLTFVGLFAGALGVSSLEETPGVVIPIVQFTFDSVPWLAVAALTASAGRLLDETISEEPIRSSFLNLPFAVLAVGMVVRGFSAYFLEQQGLIEPVVVPAIEQGVLSIDSFVVTGGERLALYVVTAIVVSIVGARIAMYFSSANVDAEPDDGMQSESTGRSNAESEVTDGGPRRDDGEPDRAAGSRHEPVSDPSHGSDSDPNPDSSS; encoded by the coding sequence GTGACAACGCTGGTCGTCTGCCTCGACCGGACCGACGACGTGGGCCGCAAGACCGGCCTCCGGTCACCGATCGTCGGCTGGGAGGCGGTTCGAGCGCTCGTGACCGATATCGGGCTCGCAGACCCGGAGGACTCGGGAGTCAATTCGCTGCTCGAAACGCTCCGCGTCGCTCAGGACCTTCGCGACGAGGACGAAGACGCCGTCGTCGCGGTCGTCTCGGGCGACCGTGAGTCGATGGTCTCCGCCGACAGGGCGGTCGCTCGCCAGCTCGACGATCTAATCGCGGCACACGACCCGGATTCGGCTGTCGTCGTTATCGACAGCGCGGAGGACGAACGGCTGGTCCCCATCGTCGAGAGTCGGGTCCAGGTCGACTCCGTCGATCGCGTCGTCGTCCGACAGGCACGGGACATCGAGTCGACGTACTACCTGCTGAAACAGTTCCTCGCGGACGAAGAACTCCGGCAAACCGTTCTCGTTCCACTCGGTCTGACGCTGCTCGTCTTCCCGGTCCTCGCGATGCGGATCGGTGCCGCAGAGGGTGCAGCCGCGATCACCACCGTCATCGGACTGTTCTTGCTCTACAAAGGCTTCAATATCGACGAGATCATGACCGGCGTCGCCCACCAGGTGCGCGAGTCGCTGTACTCGGGACAGGTGTCGGTCGTCACCTACGTCGTCGCTGCGGGCCTGACGTTCGTCGGCCTCTTTGCGGGTGCACTCGGCGTTTCGAGTCTCGAGGAGACCCCCGGCGTCGTGATTCCCATCGTTCAGTTCACGTTCGACAGCGTTCCGTGGCTCGCAGTGGCCGCACTCACCGCGAGTGCCGGGCGACTCCTCGACGAGACGATCAGCGAGGAGCCGATCCGGAGTTCGTTTCTGAACCTCCCGTTCGCGGTTCTCGCGGTGGGAATGGTCGTTCGGGGCTTTAGCGCGTATTTCCTCGAGCAACAGGGACTCATCGAACCGGTCGTCGTTCCGGCGATCGAGCAGGGCGTTCTCTCGATCGATAGCTTCGTCGTGACCGGCGGGGAACGGCTGGCGCTCTACGTGGTTACGGCGATCGTCGTGAGCATCGTCGGCGCTCGTATCGCGATGTATTTCAGCTCCGCCAACGTCGACGCAGAACCCGACGACGGAATGCAATCGGAGTCGACAGGTCGCTCGAACGCAGAATCCGAGGTGACCGACGGCGGTCCGCGACGGGACGATGGAGAACCGGACCGAGCTGCCGGCAGTCGTCACGAGCCGGTCTCCGATCCGAGCCACGGGTCCGACTCCGACCCGAACCCCGACTCGAGTTCGTGA
- a CDS encoding HVO_A0556 family zinc finger protein: MSQSRSDQHHERVLVALEGRPCPSCHDGKLERSTYKENRAAVCDCCGTPQAQVWFDP, from the coding sequence ATGTCACAATCACGGTCCGACCAGCATCACGAACGGGTACTTGTGGCTCTCGAGGGACGGCCCTGTCCGTCCTGTCACGACGGTAAGCTCGAGCGGAGTACGTACAAGGAAAACAGGGCGGCCGTCTGTGACTGCTGTGGGACGCCCCAGGCACAGGTGTGGTTCGATCCGTAG
- the trmY gene encoding tRNA (pseudouridine(54)-N(1))-methyltransferase TrmY: MRQFVLIGHDVPTDPEFSLDDLAGGAGRLDALSRSITAAFVTSHGIRTDVRVHLVVRDELTITFDGHDLRRLNPDERSTAALVKNALEHRDEAIGSLPAEPSPGVELYRRGLEDTLEAIASDGPVIQLHEDGDPISDADPLEEPIFVLSDHQDFTASEQRLLDSWVDRRIRLGPQLLHADQAITVSHHYLDTDGYERM; encoded by the coding sequence ATGCGCCAGTTCGTTCTCATCGGTCACGACGTCCCGACCGATCCGGAGTTCTCTCTCGACGATCTCGCGGGTGGTGCCGGACGGCTCGATGCACTCAGTCGGTCGATTACCGCCGCGTTCGTCACTTCCCACGGCATCCGCACCGACGTTCGAGTTCACCTCGTCGTCCGCGACGAACTCACCATCACGTTCGACGGACACGACCTCCGGCGGCTCAATCCCGACGAACGGAGTACGGCTGCCCTCGTCAAAAACGCACTCGAACACCGCGACGAAGCGATAGGTTCACTTCCAGCCGAGCCAAGCCCCGGTGTCGAACTCTACCGACGGGGGCTCGAGGACACGCTCGAAGCCATCGCCAGCGATGGACCCGTAATACAACTCCACGAAGACGGAGATCCCATATCCGACGCAGATCCTCTGGAGGAGCCGATCTTCGTTCTCTCGGACCATCAGGATTTCACCGCCAGCGAACAGCGACTCCTCGATTCGTGGGTCGACCGACGGATTCGGCTGGGACCGCAGTTGTTGCACGCCGACCAGGCGATCACGGTCTCTCATCACTACCTCGATACCGACGGATACGAACGGATGTAG
- a CDS encoding diphthine--ammonia ligase: MSDADGDGAWVSLFSGGKDSSWALYRALETGFDVRRLVTVHPTDESYMYHVPATDLATLAAESIGIDLLDVHPGDLEAGSATDSSVQGDDELEPLEAALTDLDRELEGGLAGVTAGAVESEYQTNRIEGMCNRLDCELFAPLWQRDPRTLAESMLEAGFEIVIVQVAARGLDESWLGRTFDRDALTELESLHEDYGVHVLGEGGEFETLVVDAPHMSRRIDLEYEPEWDGTRGSIRVTDAQLR, translated from the coding sequence ATGAGCGATGCAGACGGTGATGGCGCGTGGGTGAGCCTCTTTTCCGGCGGGAAGGACTCCTCGTGGGCGCTCTATCGCGCTCTCGAAACGGGCTTCGATGTCCGACGGCTCGTCACCGTTCATCCGACGGACGAGTCGTACATGTATCACGTCCCCGCGACGGACCTCGCAACCCTCGCTGCCGAGAGTATCGGAATAGACCTGCTCGACGTCCACCCCGGCGATCTCGAGGCCGGGTCAGCAACGGATTCGAGCGTCCAGGGTGACGACGAACTCGAACCCCTCGAAGCTGCCCTCACGGACCTCGACCGCGAACTCGAGGGCGGGCTCGCGGGCGTCACCGCCGGTGCCGTCGAGAGCGAGTACCAGACGAACCGGATCGAAGGCATGTGTAATCGACTCGATTGTGAGCTGTTCGCCCCGCTCTGGCAACGGGATCCGCGAACGCTCGCCGAGTCGATGCTCGAGGCCGGCTTCGAGATCGTGATCGTTCAGGTCGCCGCACGCGGACTCGACGAGTCCTGGCTGGGTCGAACGTTCGACCGCGATGCCCTCACAGAACTCGAGTCGCTCCACGAGGACTACGGCGTCCACGTGCTCGGAGAAGGCGGCGAGTTTGAGACGCTGGTGGTCGACGCGCCGCATATGTCCCGACGGATCGATCTCGAGTACGAGCCGGAGTGGGACGGAACGCGCGGATCGATCCGAGTTACCGACGCTCAGTTGCGGTAA
- the sppA gene encoding signal peptide peptidase SppA, protein MGSTTGIERLAVLGLATAAFAVIGVGLFVLYPETLADLLGVAFALVVILVGVRIAGSIAASLFPGYDVAEVAVEGPITRDGGGRFPSSPGSTPADDIVEQIDRADEDDNVRALLVKLNTPGGEVVPSDDIRLAAERFDGPTVAYTTDVCASGGYWIASGCDELWAREGSIVGSIGVIGSRVNASDLAEKVGLSYERFAAGEYKDAGTPLKELEEDERAYLQGLIDDYYETFVERVSDGRDLEPEFVRDTEARIYLGQTAHEMELVDELGTRRDLEGELAQRLERDEVTVEEFEPERPLMARVGMGARGIAYAFGAGLAGVISEDRFRLRT, encoded by the coding sequence ATGGGTAGCACGACCGGAATCGAACGGCTCGCGGTCCTCGGTCTGGCGACGGCTGCGTTCGCCGTGATCGGAGTCGGGCTGTTCGTTCTCTATCCCGAAACGCTGGCGGACCTGCTCGGCGTGGCGTTCGCGCTGGTGGTGATACTCGTCGGCGTCAGGATCGCCGGCTCCATCGCCGCGTCGCTGTTTCCCGGCTACGACGTGGCTGAGGTCGCCGTCGAGGGACCGATCACGCGTGACGGCGGCGGACGATTTCCCTCGAGCCCGGGTTCGACGCCGGCCGACGATATCGTCGAACAGATCGACCGGGCCGACGAGGACGACAACGTCCGCGCACTCCTGGTGAAGCTGAACACGCCGGGCGGCGAGGTCGTCCCGAGCGACGACATCAGGCTCGCGGCCGAGCGCTTCGACGGGCCGACTGTAGCCTACACGACCGACGTCTGTGCGAGCGGCGGCTACTGGATCGCAAGCGGTTGCGACGAACTCTGGGCCAGGGAGGGATCGATCGTCGGCTCGATCGGCGTCATCGGTTCTCGGGTGAACGCGAGCGACCTCGCGGAGAAGGTCGGACTCTCTTACGAACGGTTCGCTGCCGGGGAGTACAAGGACGCCGGAACCCCGCTAAAGGAACTCGAGGAGGACGAACGAGCGTACCTCCAGGGACTGATCGACGACTACTACGAGACATTCGTCGAACGCGTCAGCGACGGTCGCGACCTCGAACCGGAGTTCGTCCGCGACACCGAAGCCCGAATCTATCTCGGCCAGACGGCTCACGAGATGGAACTGGTCGACGAACTCGGCACTCGTCGCGACCTCGAGGGAGAGCTCGCACAGCGCCTCGAGCGAGATGAGGTGACCGTCGAGGAGTTCGAACCGGAACGGCCGTTGATGGCTCGCGTCGGTATGGGTGCACGCGGGATCGCCTACGCGTTCGGGGCGGGCCTCGCTGGCGTAATCAGTGAGGACAGGTTCCGACTGCGAACGTAG